One window of Armatimonadota bacterium genomic DNA carries:
- the lepA gene encoding translation elongation factor 4 — protein sequence MDQSQSHIRNFCIIAHIDHGKSTLADRILEQTGAISGRDMQAQILDSMDLERERGITIKMAAVRVPYRSKDGQEYTLNLIDTPGHVDFSYEVSRSLAACEGAILVVDAAQGVEAQTLANVNLAMGHNLTIIPVINKIDLPAADPERVVEEIEDLLAIPGEEAILCSAKEGTGVAEILEAIVHRVPPPKGEPMAPLRALIFDSHYDPYLGVVAYVRVIDGALKAGMKIKMMSTTKVFEVNGVGVFRPQMADVDGLSTGEVGFLHGALKDVADAPVGDTITTAERGAHTALHGYRKAKPMVYCGLYPIEGDQYPDLRDALGRLQLNDAALSWEAETSAALGFGFRCGFLGLLHMEIVQERLEREFNLELIATAPSVLFRITQTDGAVLMVDNPALMPPPQKIQLMEEPFVAATIIVPSDYVGTVMELCKGRRGAFKNMEYSGTTRVILTYDLPLSEILMDFFDQLKSRTRGYASFDYEFSGYIESHLVKLDILLNGEIVDALSFITHRDNAYARGKLMTEKLRKILPRQMIDIKIQASIGAKVIASAQISAMRKNVIAKCYGGDITRKRKLLEKQKEGKKRMKSIGSVSIPQEAFMSVLRLNDA from the coding sequence ATGGATCAATCACAATCACATATTCGCAACTTCTGCATCATAGCCCATATCGACCACGGCAAATCGACTCTGGCCGACCGCATCCTTGAACAGACCGGCGCCATCAGCGGGCGCGACATGCAGGCGCAGATACTCGACAGCATGGACCTCGAGCGCGAGCGTGGCATCACCATCAAGATGGCTGCCGTACGCGTGCCGTACCGCTCTAAGGATGGTCAGGAATACACCCTAAACCTCATCGATACGCCGGGCCACGTCGATTTTTCCTACGAGGTCAGCCGCAGCCTGGCTGCCTGTGAAGGCGCGATCCTTGTGGTCGATGCAGCCCAGGGCGTTGAGGCGCAGACGCTGGCCAACGTCAACCTCGCGATGGGGCACAACCTCACCATCATCCCGGTCATCAACAAGATCGACCTCCCCGCGGCAGACCCCGAGCGCGTGGTAGAGGAAATCGAGGACCTGCTGGCCATCCCGGGCGAGGAAGCCATCCTCTGCAGCGCCAAGGAAGGCACCGGCGTCGCCGAGATTCTGGAGGCGATCGTGCACCGCGTGCCGCCGCCAAAGGGCGAGCCGATGGCGCCGCTGCGGGCACTCATCTTCGACAGCCACTACGATCCCTACCTCGGCGTCGTCGCCTACGTCCGCGTGATCGACGGCGCGCTGAAGGCTGGCATGAAGATCAAGATGATGTCCACGACCAAGGTCTTCGAGGTGAACGGCGTCGGCGTGTTCCGCCCGCAAATGGCCGACGTGGACGGCCTCAGCACCGGCGAGGTCGGCTTCCTGCACGGCGCGCTGAAGGACGTGGCGGACGCCCCCGTCGGCGACACCATCACTACAGCCGAGCGCGGAGCGCACACGGCCCTGCACGGCTACCGAAAGGCCAAGCCGATGGTTTACTGCGGCCTCTATCCCATCGAGGGCGACCAGTATCCGGACTTGCGCGACGCACTCGGCCGCCTGCAATTGAACGACGCCGCCCTCTCCTGGGAGGCCGAAACCAGCGCCGCGCTGGGCTTCGGATTCCGCTGCGGCTTCCTCGGATTGCTTCACATGGAGATCGTACAGGAGCGCCTGGAGCGCGAGTTCAACCTGGAGCTCATCGCCACTGCTCCCAGCGTCCTGTTCCGAATCACGCAGACCGACGGGGCCGTGCTGATGGTCGACAATCCCGCCCTCATGCCGCCGCCGCAGAAGATCCAACTGATGGAGGAGCCATTCGTGGCCGCCACCATCATCGTGCCGTCCGACTACGTGGGCACCGTGATGGAACTCTGCAAGGGCCGGCGCGGCGCGTTCAAGAACATGGAGTACAGCGGCACCACCCGCGTGATCCTGACCTACGATCTTCCGCTGAGTGAAATCCTCATGGATTTCTTCGACCAGTTGAAGTCCCGAACGCGCGGCTACGCCAGTTTCGACTACGAGTTCAGCGGCTACATCGAGTCGCACCTCGTGAAACTGGACATCCTTCTGAACGGCGAGATCGTGGACGCACTTTCCTTCATAACCCATCGCGACAACGCCTACGCGCGCGGCAAACTGATGACCGAGAAACTGCGGAAAATCCTGCCGCGCCAGATGATCGACATCAAGATTCAGGCCTCCATCGGCGCGAAGGTCATCGCCAGCGCCCAGATCTCCGCGATGCGCAAGAACGTGATCGCCAAATGCTACGGCGGCGACATCACGCGCAAGCGCAAGCTGCTAGAGAAGCAAAAGGAAGGCAAGAAGCGCATGAAGAGCATTGGAAGCGTAAGCATCCCCCAGGAAGCCTTCATGAGCGTGCTGCGGCTAAACGACGCCTGA
- a CDS encoding chlorite dismutase family protein translates to MDLQQNKRQYVHFSFHRLDPAFRRLPRADKDEALREYADAMGTGGDDKMLFTYSLVGLRAEVDFMMWRIAYDTDALQAHTARLNHTMLAGYLTSPYAFLSQTKHSVYVDKHEHPGQEGRRLSLNPGTRKYLFIYPFLKTRPWYLLSKEERQKAMDVHIAVGHRFPSVKLNTTYSFGLDDQEFVVAFETNEPGDFLDLVMALRETESSLFTLRDTPIFTCVRQDIGDILASLA, encoded by the coding sequence ATGGACCTTCAACAGAACAAGCGACAGTATGTACACTTCTCGTTCCACCGCCTCGATCCCGCGTTCCGGCGCCTTCCCAGGGCCGATAAAGACGAGGCGCTCCGTGAATACGCGGATGCGATGGGTACCGGCGGCGACGACAAGATGCTGTTCACATACAGCCTCGTCGGCCTGCGCGCCGAAGTCGACTTCATGATGTGGCGCATCGCTTACGACACGGACGCTTTGCAGGCTCACACGGCAAGGCTGAACCACACGATGCTCGCGGGTTACCTCACCTCGCCGTATGCTTTCCTCAGCCAGACCAAGCATAGCGTTTACGTGGACAAGCACGAGCACCCGGGCCAGGAGGGACGCCGGCTGTCGCTCAACCCGGGAACGCGAAAATACCTGTTCATCTACCCGTTCCTCAAAACGCGGCCGTGGTATCTGCTGAGCAAGGAAGAGCGCCAGAAAGCGATGGACGTGCACATCGCGGTTGGGCACCGCTTTCCGTCCGTGAAACTGAACACCACGTATTCGTTCGGGCTCGACGACCAGGAGTTCGTGGTCGCATTCGAGACGAACGAACCCGGTGATTTCCTCGATCTGGTGATGGCCCTGCGCGAGACGGAAAGCAGCCTCTTCACGTTGCGGGACACCCCCATCTTCACGTGCGTGCGCCAGGACATCGGCGACATCCTGGCGTCACTGGCGTAG
- a CDS encoding PEP-CTERM sorting domain-containing protein (PEP-CTERM proteins occur, often in large numbers, in the proteomes of bacteria that also encode an exosortase, a predicted intramembrane cysteine proteinase. The presence of a PEP-CTERM domain at a protein's C-terminus predicts cleavage within the sorting domain, followed by covalent anchoring to some some component of the (usually Gram-negative) cell surface. Many PEP-CTERM proteins exhibit an unusual sequence composition that includes large numbers of potential glycosylation sites. Expression of one such protein has been shown restore the ability of a bacterium to form floc, a type of biofilm.): MNRALISFALIASCAASPASAKTVVGARPAKALPSPPYSFLPKQPGTVQGVMKQLEGSPKLQDRYANHFHMSRQDLMTYFRTGLVEAVIPATRPYTVWMAGKDGRKYAKLKTMRKGQRVIALRDGTPVLHSRCGNPFLSHLKFVPKPYRVAKVKPSSESRRRYAGLVIPYETESGFLSEAPYELPLSTAFADVPVSAVSSHRLFVPFWWRSGSSQSIPEPRSVALLAVGALPLLALIRRRKSA; this comes from the coding sequence ATGAATCGCGCACTGATATCCTTCGCGCTGATAGCCTCGTGCGCAGCGTCTCCAGCTTCCGCTAAGACTGTCGTGGGCGCGCGACCGGCCAAGGCGCTGCCATCGCCGCCCTACTCCTTCCTGCCGAAACAGCCGGGCACGGTCCAGGGTGTGATGAAGCAATTGGAGGGGAGCCCAAAGCTACAGGACCGTTACGCCAACCACTTCCACATGTCTCGCCAGGACCTGATGACCTACTTCCGCACCGGCCTCGTGGAAGCGGTGATCCCCGCCACGCGCCCGTATACCGTCTGGATGGCCGGCAAGGACGGCCGGAAATACGCCAAACTCAAGACGATGCGCAAGGGCCAGCGCGTGATCGCGCTTCGCGATGGCACACCGGTGCTGCACTCCCGGTGCGGCAACCCGTTCCTCTCGCACCTCAAATTCGTGCCCAAGCCTTACCGCGTGGCGAAGGTCAAGCCGAGTTCCGAGTCGAGGCGGCGTTACGCGGGCCTCGTAATTCCGTATGAAACAGAGTCCGGATTCCTGTCTGAAGCGCCGTACGAGCTTCCGCTGTCAACGGCGTTCGCGGATGTCCCTGTCAGCGCCGTGAGCAGCCATCGCCTGTTCGTGCCCTTCTGGTGGCGGAGCGGTTCCAGCCAGTCTATTCCCGAACCCCGCTCCGTGGCTTTGCTGGCCGTCGGCGCCCTGCCGCTTCTTGCCCTGATCCGACGCCGCAAGTCCGCCTGA
- a CDS encoding right-handed parallel beta-helix repeat-containing protein has product MRLYLAATLFALSVFGARAEIVFVNPKATGTPHDGRSWGTAFLTIPQNYTPGTEVWVAAGVYSGRYTFGAGMSYYGGFAGTETSRDQRDWVRNKTVLDAAGTPSCFSTSKGSGRDTAVDGFTIRHVVNHSASPLGAVVCYGATVLRHLTISGLDMWPGASVIYVMKGANPLIQDCVITSNPTDAIWCADGSASEIRGCLLRDNDGIGIYAGNGDLVAVGNLISGGTYGTGIEAYVGTVAIEGNVVQGNADRGVVVYDCTGHVTSNRIIGNAGSGVSVSGDSMLVANNLIADNRSPWSYTGGIFCGGGSPQIVNNTIVGNGGPVGAGGIYVVDENRSLTSKPFVANNLVAFNDAGVVNGYYPASPVLSHNCVFGNGADYVDLADATGKDGNIKADPRLALPDFGNFHIQPDSPCRGAGDVGSAPGWPDIDGQPRVQNGAVDIGADESGGTLWPSSPIVVRVKLGGNDANDGSSWSLAKRTVQGGIDALATAGGGQVFVDGGVYSERIRLGPYTRLRSAVNRFGGLLPHPIIDAGGLGAALTISAGGARTMVDGFEFRNGSAVNGGGISIGAGSSAEIRDVNITNCAASSSDPDVYSHGGGISANSSTLTLKDCAISNCQARIGGGLYARLSSVSASRCAFVNNDAVTENDQVGGGGGIFSSGSAILEQCTFIGNTATGGGGGGSLNSLTGGPSSISRCTFADNSAGVSGGGMIVAFGGQDVRVADSLFARNKAGKTGGGLYLPFGIGRVVGNTFTGNQASFGGGMALVNGRPAIENNILAFNSSGIDGGSEYGWYSDDTYWHGKFNCVFGNAGGDYAGPGHPLDGNGNIHVDPLFANAATGDYRLQSASPCVDAGDLAVALPGETDLDGSPRVRGRSVDIGALESPYTTPTLRWPDAWRALGIAAGLAAANLTDSSIDIDRSGRVDLRDVVAIVRILTR; this is encoded by the coding sequence ATGCGACTTTACCTGGCTGCCACCTTGTTCGCGCTGAGTGTGTTCGGCGCCCGCGCGGAAATCGTATTCGTAAACCCTAAGGCGACCGGCACGCCTCACGACGGTAGATCGTGGGGTACGGCGTTTCTTACCATTCCCCAGAATTACACGCCCGGCACCGAGGTCTGGGTGGCCGCAGGCGTGTACTCCGGCCGGTATACGTTTGGCGCAGGGATGTCGTATTACGGAGGCTTTGCCGGCACGGAGACTTCGCGTGACCAGCGGGACTGGGTCCGCAATAAGACCGTTCTGGACGCCGCTGGAACGCCGTCCTGCTTCTCGACCAGCAAGGGTTCAGGACGCGATACTGCCGTTGACGGGTTCACCATCAGGCACGTTGTGAACCACAGTGCCTCTCCTCTCGGCGCCGTGGTCTGCTATGGCGCGACAGTCCTGCGCCATCTCACTATCAGCGGTCTGGATATGTGGCCGGGTGCATCGGTGATATACGTGATGAAGGGCGCCAACCCGCTCATTCAGGACTGCGTTATCACTTCGAATCCCACGGACGCCATCTGGTGCGCGGACGGTTCAGCGTCGGAGATCCGGGGCTGCCTCCTTCGCGACAACGACGGGATCGGAATCTACGCGGGCAACGGCGACCTGGTTGCCGTGGGCAACTTGATCTCCGGCGGCACGTACGGTACCGGCATCGAGGCGTATGTTGGCACGGTTGCCATCGAAGGCAATGTCGTGCAGGGCAACGCGGACCGGGGCGTTGTAGTGTACGACTGCACCGGCCACGTGACCAGCAATCGGATCATAGGCAACGCCGGTTCGGGTGTTTCGGTCAGTGGGGATAGCATGCTAGTCGCCAACAACCTGATCGCGGACAACCGGTCGCCGTGGAGCTACACCGGAGGTATCTTCTGCGGAGGCGGCTCGCCGCAGATCGTGAACAACACGATTGTGGGCAACGGTGGTCCCGTCGGGGCTGGCGGAATCTACGTTGTTGACGAGAATCGCAGCCTTACTTCGAAGCCGTTCGTGGCCAACAATCTCGTCGCGTTCAATGATGCAGGGGTGGTGAACGGTTACTACCCGGCGTCGCCTGTCCTCAGCCACAACTGCGTGTTCGGAAACGGTGCCGATTACGTGGACCTGGCCGATGCGACGGGCAAGGATGGGAATATCAAGGCTGATCCGCGACTCGCCCTGCCGGATTTCGGCAACTTCCATATCCAGCCGGACTCGCCGTGCCGCGGCGCGGGCGACGTGGGATCGGCTCCAGGCTGGCCGGATATTGACGGCCAACCGCGCGTCCAAAACGGGGCCGTGGACATCGGCGCCGATGAATCCGGCGGAACGCTCTGGCCCTCAAGCCCGATCGTCGTACGCGTCAAGCTGGGCGGCAATGATGCCAACGACGGCTCCTCATGGTCGCTCGCCAAGCGCACCGTTCAGGGCGGCATCGACGCGCTTGCCACCGCAGGCGGCGGACAGGTATTCGTTGACGGCGGCGTGTATTCCGAGCGGATTCGCTTGGGTCCTTATACCCGATTGCGATCCGCCGTCAACCGTTTTGGGGGCCTCTTGCCGCACCCGATCATTGACGCCGGAGGCCTCGGCGCAGCACTCACGATTTCCGCCGGAGGCGCCCGCACGATGGTAGACGGGTTCGAGTTCCGTAACGGAAGCGCCGTCAACGGCGGCGGCATATCTATCGGGGCGGGGTCGTCCGCCGAGATTCGCGACGTCAACATCACGAATTGCGCGGCGAGCTCATCAGATCCCGACGTCTACAGCCACGGCGGCGGCATCAGCGCAAACTCATCCACGCTCACGCTGAAGGACTGCGCCATCTCAAACTGCCAGGCCCGCATTGGCGGCGGGCTTTATGCTCGGTTGTCCAGCGTTTCCGCAAGCCGTTGCGCATTCGTCAACAATGATGCGGTCACCGAGAACGACCAAGTTGGCGGTGGCGGCGGGATCTTTTCCTCAGGAAGTGCGATCCTGGAGCAGTGTACGTTCATCGGCAATACGGCCACGGGCGGGGGAGGAGGCGGGTCCCTGAACTCCCTCACCGGGGGACCGAGTTCTATCAGCCGGTGCACCTTTGCCGACAACTCAGCAGGTGTGTCCGGGGGCGGTATGATCGTCGCGTTCGGCGGCCAGGATGTCAGGGTCGCTGATTCGCTGTTCGCGCGGAACAAGGCGGGAAAAACGGGCGGCGGCTTGTACCTGCCGTTTGGGATTGGACGCGTTGTCGGCAACACGTTCACCGGCAACCAGGCTTCGTTCGGCGGAGGAATGGCTTTGGTAAACGGCCGTCCCGCCATCGAGAACAACATTTTGGCGTTCAACTCTTCGGGCATCGATGGCGGTTCGGAATACGGTTGGTATTCTGATGATACCTACTGGCACGGCAAGTTCAACTGCGTCTTTGGAAACGCGGGAGGCGACTACGCAGGCCCGGGGCACCCGCTGGACGGCAACGGCAACATCCACGTGGATCCGCTGTTCGCCAACGCCGCCACCGGAGACTATCGGCTCCAGTCCGCATCGCCTTGCGTGGATGCTGGTGATCTCGCGGTAGCGCTGCCCGGTGAAACCGACCTGGACGGCTCGCCCCGGGTCAGGGGACGGAGCGTGGACATCGGGGCATTGGAATCGCCCTACACGACGCCAACTTTACGGTGGCCGGACGCCTGGCGCGCCCTCGGGATCGCAGCGGGCCTGGCGGCAGCCAACCTTACCGATTCCTCCATCGATATCGACCGGTCTGGCCGCGTGGATTTGCGCGATGTGGTCGCGATCGTCCGAATACTGACTCGGTAG
- a CDS encoding type II toxin-antitoxin system VapC family toxin, with translation MLNYLLDTNACIRYLSGRSELLRDRLRATPPDQIAVCTVVMAELFAGAGKSNNPESALAKQRSFLSAFTMLVFDERAAEAYGHIRSYLELNGTPIGPYDLQIAAISAANNLTLVTHNTGEFSRVPGLSIEDWET, from the coding sequence GTGCTGAACTACCTGCTCGACACTAATGCGTGCATCCGGTACCTTTCGGGCAGAAGCGAACTCCTGCGGGACAGACTGCGGGCTACACCTCCCGATCAGATAGCTGTTTGCACGGTGGTAATGGCGGAGCTGTTTGCTGGAGCGGGGAAGAGTAACAACCCGGAGAGCGCGCTAGCCAAGCAGCGATCTTTTTTATCCGCGTTCACGATGCTGGTGTTCGATGAGCGTGCCGCGGAAGCGTACGGGCACATCCGTTCCTATCTCGAACTTAACGGTACGCCAATCGGCCCCTATGATCTTCAGATCGCCGCAATTTCCGCTGCAAACAACCTCACTCTGGTCACGCACAACACGGGTGAGTTCTCCCGCGTACCGGGCCTTAGCATTGAAGACTGGGAAACCTAA